A section of the Acidobacterium capsulatum ATCC 51196 genome encodes:
- the metG gene encoding methionine--tRNA ligase produces the protein MPESKKFYLTTPIYYVNARPHIGTSYTTLVADTIARRKRALGIETWFLTGTDEHGQKIERSAEKAGCSPQEFTDEVSAQFRGLWDRMGLEYDDYIRTTEPRHKRGVQKLFALLKERGYIYKGTYTGQYCVSDEAYVDGPPGIACPDCGRITETVSEENYFFKLSAFERTLLEYYEAHPEFIQPETRRNEVLSFVRSGLKDLSISRTSFNWGIPVPGDEKHVIYVWMDALANYITSLGWESEDAAARARFAKFWPADLHIIGKEISRFHCVYWPAFLMAAGLPLPKSIVAHGWLLFEQNKMSKSRGNIVRAETILDVFGAMKPDLPKAGQDRFGADVLRYFLLREVVFGQDGSFSFDALVQRYNADLANGYGNLVSRTLSMIQKYFDGVVPANDGASAEIGEAAARTLTAFDEHMAGLDFSRALETVWTLVGAVDGYLTAQAPWKQKEGVTDDAQAALRARSLYTAAEAIRVITTLVYPVMPWAAAQVWAQLGLGDIEAAAKRGELKNLAWGGLQPGTKLGVLGPVFPRAEKEAVARMQEMEANNVVKAETEKETERGESTNGAETTPLQPTAGLNGPPASQPLATQKLETPAVSAAGAAAPVAHSSKLRAAMDGLAVALAETTSEASAAAAFETAIAGMVQELVAKKPAAAPTAKPAPELPEGKISIDDFLKVELRVAQVKVAERVPKADKLLRLEVDLGGETRQILAGIAESYEPEQLIGRQIVIVANLAPRKMRGLESNGMLLAASVEGGKAVLAGFHEPIENGAKLK, from the coding sequence ATGCCTGAATCCAAGAAGTTTTACCTCACGACTCCGATTTATTACGTCAACGCGCGTCCGCACATCGGCACCTCGTACACGACGCTGGTCGCCGACACGATTGCGCGGCGCAAGCGCGCCCTGGGCATCGAAACCTGGTTCTTGACCGGCACCGATGAGCATGGGCAGAAGATTGAGCGCTCGGCAGAGAAGGCCGGCTGCTCTCCGCAGGAGTTTACCGACGAGGTATCGGCGCAGTTTCGCGGGCTGTGGGACCGTATGGGCCTCGAATATGACGACTACATTCGCACGACCGAGCCGCGGCACAAGCGCGGCGTGCAGAAGCTGTTTGCGCTGCTGAAGGAGCGCGGGTACATCTACAAGGGCACCTACACAGGGCAGTATTGCGTGTCAGACGAGGCCTATGTGGACGGGCCGCCGGGGATTGCCTGCCCCGACTGCGGACGCATCACCGAAACGGTGAGCGAGGAGAACTACTTCTTCAAGCTGTCAGCCTTTGAGCGCACGCTGCTGGAGTATTACGAGGCGCATCCGGAGTTCATTCAGCCGGAGACACGGCGCAACGAGGTGCTGTCGTTTGTGCGCAGCGGCCTCAAAGACCTCTCCATCAGCCGCACGAGCTTCAACTGGGGCATTCCGGTGCCGGGCGATGAGAAGCACGTGATTTACGTGTGGATGGACGCGCTGGCCAACTACATCACTTCGCTCGGGTGGGAGAGCGAGGATGCGGCGGCGCGGGCGCGGTTTGCGAAGTTCTGGCCGGCGGACCTGCACATTATCGGCAAGGAGATCAGCCGCTTTCATTGCGTGTACTGGCCGGCGTTTCTGATGGCCGCCGGGCTGCCCTTACCGAAGAGCATTGTGGCGCATGGATGGCTGCTGTTTGAGCAGAACAAGATGTCAAAATCGCGCGGGAACATTGTGCGCGCGGAGACGATTCTGGATGTGTTCGGCGCGATGAAGCCTGATCTGCCGAAGGCCGGGCAGGACCGGTTTGGCGCGGACGTGCTGCGGTATTTTCTGCTCAGGGAAGTGGTCTTCGGGCAGGACGGGAGCTTTTCCTTCGATGCTTTAGTCCAGCGGTACAACGCCGATCTGGCGAATGGCTATGGGAACCTGGTGAGCCGCACGCTATCGATGATTCAGAAGTACTTCGACGGGGTGGTGCCGGCGAACGACGGAGCTTCGGCAGAGATTGGCGAGGCCGCGGCGCGGACGTTGACCGCCTTTGACGAGCACATGGCAGGGCTGGATTTCTCCCGCGCGCTCGAAACCGTCTGGACTCTGGTGGGCGCGGTGGATGGCTACCTGACGGCGCAGGCTCCGTGGAAGCAGAAGGAAGGCGTCACCGATGACGCGCAGGCGGCGTTGCGGGCACGCTCACTGTACACAGCAGCGGAGGCGATTCGCGTGATCACGACGCTGGTGTATCCGGTGATGCCGTGGGCGGCGGCGCAGGTTTGGGCGCAGCTTGGGCTGGGCGACATTGAGGCTGCGGCCAAGCGCGGCGAACTGAAGAATTTAGCGTGGGGCGGTCTACAGCCGGGCACGAAGCTCGGCGTGCTGGGACCGGTCTTTCCGCGCGCGGAAAAGGAAGCGGTGGCAAGAATGCAGGAAATGGAAGCGAACAACGTGGTGAAAGCTGAGACGGAGAAGGAAACGGAACGCGGAGAAAGCACGAACGGGGCAGAAACGACCCCACTCCAGCCAACAGCCGGCTTGAATGGGCCACCCGCATCCCAGCCTCTTGCAACGCAAAAGCTTGAGACACCCGCAGTCTCAGCGGCTGGTGCGGCGGCTCCAGTGGCGCACTCCTCGAAGCTGCGCGCGGCGATGGATGGGCTTGCCGTGGCGCTGGCGGAGACCACCAGCGAGGCCTCGGCGGCGGCGGCCTTTGAGACGGCGATTGCCGGCATGGTGCAGGAGCTGGTGGCTAAAAAGCCGGCCGCCGCACCCACTGCCAAGCCTGCGCCGGAGCTGCCCGAGGGCAAGATCAGCATCGACGACTTCCTGAAGGTCGAGCTGCGCGTCGCACAGGTGAAGGTGGCCGAGCGCGTTCCCAAGGCCGACAAACTGCTGCGACTGGAAGTGGACCTGGGCGGGGAGACGCGGCAGATTCTGGCCGGGATTGCCGAATCCTATGAACCCGAGCAGTTGATTGGGCGTCAGATCGTGATCGTGGCCAATCTGGCTCCGCGCAAGATGCGCGGGCTGGAGTCGAACGGCATGCTGCTGGCGGCCTCGGTCGAGGGCGGCAAGGCTGTGCTGGCAGGCTTTCATGAGCCGATTGAGAACGGGGCAAAGCTCAAGTAG